The genomic DNA AAGGATAATTCAGAGATCcttcaggaacaagataaaataatggctctcaaactttagtgtgcataAGAATCAGCTGGGAGCCTATCAGAAATGCATCTGTCTGGGTCCCTTCCtggctcagtagttctggggtGGGGCCAGGGAAGGAGCATTTTAACAAGCCACccaggtgattcttttttttttttaagattgtaaagttttttatttttattttatttttttaacgtttttattggagtataattgctttacaatggtgtgttagtttctgctttataacaaagtgaatcagttatacctatacatatatccccatatctcttccctcttgcgtctccctccctcccaccctccctctcccacccctctaggtggtcacaaatcactgagctgatctccctgtactatgcggctgcttcccactagctatctattttacatttggtagtgtatatatgtccatgccactctctcactttgtcccatcttacccttccccctccctgtatcctcaagtccattctctagtaggtctgtgtctttattcccatcttgcccctaggttcttcatgaccatttttttgtttgttttttagattccatatatatgtgttagcatacagtatttgtttttctctttctgacttacttcactctgtatgacagactctaggtccatccacctcactacaaataactcagttttgtttctttttatggctgagtaatattccattgtatatatgtgccacatcttctttatccattcatctgtcgatggacacttaggctgcttccatgtcctggctattgtaaatagagctgcaatgaacattttggtacaggactctttttgaattatggttttctcagggtatatgcccagtagtgggattgctgggtcgtatggtagttctatttttagttttttaaggaacctccgtactgttctccatagtggctgtatcaatttacattcccaccaacagtatatgagagttcccttttctccacaccctctccagcatttattgtttgtagattttttgatgatggccattctgaccggtgtgagatgatatctcacattgtagttttgatttgcatttctctaatgattaatgatgttgagcattctttcatgtgtttgttggcaatctgtatatcttctttggagaaatgtctatttaggtcttctgcccatttttgaattgggttgtttgtttttttaatattgagctgcatgagctgcttgtaaattttgtagattaatcctttgtcagttgcttcatttgcaaatattttctcccattctgagggttgtcttttcgtcttgtttatggtttcctttgctgtgcaaaagcttttaagtttcattaggtcccatttatttatttttgtttttatttccatttctctaggaggggggtcaaaaaggctcttgctgtgatttatgtcatagagtgttctgcctatgttttcctctaagagtttgatagtgtctggccttacatttaggtctttaatccattttgagtttatttttgtgtatggtgttagggagtgttctaatttcattctttgatatgtagctgtccagttttcccagcaccacttattgaagaggctgtcttttctccattgtatattcttgtgtcctttatcaaagataaggtgaccatatgtgtgtgggtttatctctgggctttctatcctgttccattgatctatatttctgtttttgtgccagtaccatactgtcttgattactgtagctttgtagtatagtctgaagtctgggagcctgattcctccagctccgtttttctttctcaagattgctttggctattcaggtcttttgtgtttccatacaaattgtgcaattttttgttctagttctgtaaaaaatgccagtggtagtttgatagggattgcattgaatctgtagattgctttgggtagtagagtcattttcacaatgttgattcttccaatccaagaacatggtatatctctccatctatttgtatcatctttgatttctttcatcagtgtcttatagttttctgcatacaggtcttttgtctccttaggtaggtttattcctaggtattttattctttttgttgcagtggtaaatgggagtgttttcttaatttcactttcagatttttcatcattagtgtataggaatgcaagagatttctgtgcattaattttgtatcctgctactttaccaaattcattgattagctcttgtagttttctggtagcatctttaggattctctatgtatagtatcatgtcatctgcaaacagtgacagctttacttcttcttttccaacttggattccttttatttctttttcttctctgattgctgtggctagaacttccaaaactatgttgaataatagtggtgagagtgggcaaccttgtcttgttcctgctcttagcggaaatggtttcagttttacaccattgaggacgatgttggctgtggccaggtgattctgatggagGTGATCTGAGCACACCTGCTGGGAAGCACTAAACACTAATCTAAGGAACAAGATTGTTGTTGGCTTCCAGAGACTGGCTTCTTGGCCACTGGAAAGTGAAGACTTAAGGATGGGTTGGTTCTGGGTCTATACGTGCCAGCAGTAGGTGGTCAGGACACAAGATAGGGAAGAATGATAGAGATCACTCCTGCAGAAATGAGTAAATTTAGAATTTACAGTATAAGGATGGCTCATCTTCAATTGTAATCCTCTGAGGGAAagaaaacttttgaaaactgtatTCTCCAAATGGCTCAGCTCTGTAACATGCAAGCAACAAATACAGCAATGGCATTtctatgttatttaaaaatttgctaagaatttttaataaagattttcTCATCTGAATCTTCCAGCACCCTTTAAAGTGGACAGAATAGGTGATATCACCTCTGCTTTACTGATGAATAAATATGTCTGAGTTCATCTAAGTAGCAGGGAGGAAACTAAAGCCTACATTTTCTAAATCCTGGTACTGTGGAAGCAGAATGATGCAGTTTAAACTGTGAGTTTcagagtcaggcagacctggatGGAATCTTAGTTCCAATATGAGCAGTGTGGTAACCTTGAACAGTTTACTTGCCTTCTCtgagttttcttatctgtgagaTGGAGATAATAGTACTttcctcatggggttgttgtgcagattaaatgagataatttttcaaatatgtctggcacatagttgcTGAATAAGTGCAGCTCCTTAAAGATAAGCAGAGaaaactagcttttttttttttttccaaaacaacataaatttattctctcatagttctgaaggccagaagtctgaaatcatggTGTTGGTAGGTGTACTCCTTCCAGAAGCTCTAAGGGAGATTCTGTTCCTTGCCCCTTCCAGTCTCTGGTGGCTGTCGGCATTCCTTGATttatggctgcatcactccagtctctgcctctgtggtcacattgcttcctcctcttctatctgcatcctctgtgtgtctcttataAGAACAATTGCCATTGGATTTGGCCCATCCAAGTAATCTAGGATGGTCTTCTCATCTGGAGATCCTTAACTTAGTTATATCTACAAAgaccttttttccaaataagattacATTCACAGCTTCCAGGGATTAGGGCATGGTCATATATATTGGGGGGCAAAAACTAGCTTTAAGTTCATGATTATTTCCCATATGGAACACACACCAAAGTTGGGATATGATTCCAATTAATGAGTAGAATATTGATGGAATTTTGATCTTCTTCGTTGCCTAGCAACTCAAACTAACACAATACCACATGCTACCAGAGTTGTTTTAATCAGATCAGGAATTCAACTGCTCTTAAGGAACTGAACGTTCTAAGAAGACAGAAGGATTCTCCTATGAATTTGGAGTTGTGCCAGACATCTTAAATAAGTGATGTCCCAACCCCTCAGTCAAGGTCTCCTCCACTTCTGTTCCCTTAGGTGACAGAATATGTTAGAACATCTGTTGAATTGGATAGAGAGTGGGGATGGAAAAGGCAGAGTGGGCTTGTACGTCTATACCAGTGTATTCAATCCACATTCACTGAGTGCCAAGGGTCAGAAATACAAAAACATTTGTCTTTGCCCCTGAAGAATTTTGGAATCTAGAAGAGGAAGTGAgtcaatgttgaataataatacAGCAGATTACTTCATGAGtgcctttctatgtctgtgtcccTGGCAGTATTCTAAGCATCATGGATTGAGCAGTACAAGCAGATATAGCAGGTCTCAAATATCCACTGTCAGGATTATAATTTTACTGGCAAGCTGTCCTGGCGGAATATCCCACTGGTCTCCCAACACATTAAATCAGATTCACAACCTTGAAAGACACATTGCCTGCTGGGGAGGGCATGAAGCTGAGTGGAGGAGGACTTGAACTTCCAGCCTGTGACTTACTGCCTCCTTTCCctgaagcaagttacttaacctgtcCGGTGCCCCGCCTTGCTCATCTGTAGGCTGAGCATGATGCCTTAGATACTGCCTCCCCCACAGCAGTAAGTGTGATGCAGCGAGGTAATAAATGTCCACGTTGTGAACCGATAACTGCCATTTCTGAGCTGATCTTCATCAGTTTGCCACCCAGTTTAGATCACATTTCACTGAGTATCTTTGTGCCTGCCTTTACATTTCCTTATTCCCTAGAACTCAGGGTCTTACAATTTAAAGAGCAAACTtggaaatattttgtttatttgcccTTTATTTTGTCTCCGTCATTTGTATCCCCATGTGTTAACTTCTTGTGCAGGGAAGACCCACTTTATTGCTTAAGAAATCCATTGTGCTCCTTTGGCATTTCAGCATTTATTTACCCAAAAACATGACTTAAGGCCTACAGGCCTTTAAGGCAGGCAGCTGGTTGATGAATCATGTGCAGCATTCATAATCATGCTGCTGGCACATGTCAGAGGAACACTCAGGCTCATCACCTGCCCCTGTCAGTTCTTCCTCTTCTAATAAAGTACATCTGTTTTGGTGACTGAATAAAAACACACCAAGCAGAGAAAGGCTGGGTGTGGAGTAATTTAATCAGGGCAAGTCAGCACTCCCTGTTGAGTGAGACAGTGTCAAGGATAGGAAGATGGCTTGGTAGCAGCTTATTGAAACAGAAGCCGACTGGGAAGGGCCGGAAACACAGTTCCTCATATAATCATAATGGGTCACACTCCAGGAATGTAGGTGGCCCAGTATATCCCCCAAGTCAAGAGTTTAAGGGGACAAGATTCCCATAAGCCCCCTTCTGAATTGCCACAAACATTTTACATGGCCTCTCCCTATTAGCATCATTTTAACAATTTGTTGAGGATTATAAATTTTTCAGGAAGTTCAAATCCAAGTTCAGAGCTCTACTGGTGGTGCTTTTTAATATTGGCTTCATGGCTGTGCTTGGCATCCTAAGGaattgattaatttaaaatacccaagttttaaaagtaaaacagcaAGGGGACTGACATTTGCAGTCTGCATTTCACAGTTGTCACTActcattgtgttttttaaaaacgtttctttgttttgaatgtgcagtaatatataattttgtgttttgtttaaagAGGAGAAATGAAACATATTCAGGATGCCAGTCTGCCTTGAATCTCATCTCTCACAGAGAGATGGGTGGAGTGATAATTAGAGGGATGCAGACTgtgtaaaatgtatttgaaagcaGCATAAGTAGAAACAACAATATGGTTGTAAGTTATAGGTCtgtgttgttgtttctttttttcatgattcACCTGGTGATGTTCTTAATGTCATTACTTGCTGAGAAGAGAATCACTGTCCAAGATGAAAAACCAGGAACTTCAGCGGCAGcagcttctttattttcatttctagttctgttaGTAGTAACACTATTCCTTTTTTCACTTCAGCTAAGTCATTTTCACCTCTGTTTGTGTACTTTTTTTCTATGAGACAAGGTCTATGATATCTGATATTTTATTAACAGGTGTTCTGGAAAAATCCATCTCAAGATAAAAACACTAAATATACCACACAAGTTCAAGGTTCTTGAATGTTATTTTGGTTTCAAAAAAGTCAATCTAATGAATGCTTCACATTGAAAGCATTTATTGTTAAGAAACCTGGTGATAAATGATACATATCCTACAGCTCTGTCATCATGGTTAAATCTCTCCTGAGTCAGATCACATATTAGCATTTTTACCATATGGCTGAAAGGGTAGCGAATATATGTGCAGAGGAACAAGTCGCTAACATTTTTGACCATCTGGTAAATAAATGTGTAAGCAGCaggaattttaatattatttatttagttatatgGATGCAACCTTTAACCTGAAATAGCCTCTAATACAGTGAAggagaactgaatttttatttctcaaataatttagatctaattaattaaacattttcacAGTCTACTATGTACTCTTAAAATCTGACTCCTAATTGTGTGTTTCTTATGCTTATTGATTTATTAGGGCTTCTTACAGTGCCTAATTTAAAATCTCTCTCATGGGAGATCACATGATTGGATCTGGCATGCAGGCTCAAGCCCTGAAGTTCTGCTCTGCCACCAaccactgtgtggccttggataaattacttggcctctctgagcttcaaatTCTACATCTATAAAGAGTAAATAACATACTGTCAAACTATCTCTAAAAGGGTGGGCCATGGAAGGCCATGGATTGATGCATCAAAATCATGTGGGGAGCTTGTTCAAAATACCAACACTTGGGCTCCACCCTCAGAGATTCGGACTCAGTATATCCAGAAACAGTCTGCGAATCTGCATATTTAGTCACTGTCCCAAGATATTCTGAGGTATACTGAATTACTCTTATAGGGACCAGCTGATTATAGCACTTAGCTTTCTTGAAAAATATGTAGTTAGTTAATTGTAACAAACACTAAAATTTctgtaaataatttattattattaacaagcCTAACTCTAAAATATGCAATTTTATATCCTAGAAATTTAACACTTTCAGTATTTGTGCTGAAAACGTTTTAACTTCACAGAAAATAGGATGTCAACTTGAATAAGTAAGTAATGCTGATGATTCATTAAATATACTTCTCAATTCTCCTTGTTTAATTAGAATCCTTTCTGGCTTTTTCTTACACAGGAAACCACAAAGTATTTGTGGGCTAGATCTAAATCAGGAGCCCAGATGAACTTAAGGATGGTAGCATGGGATTCTTAGTTTTTCAAGATCCATACACACCAAACCCTTAATCACCCCAACTCCAGTGTccgggctttctctggttttgtGAAGACTGAGCAAAAGTCTGATGATGGAAAAGCAAAGGACTTAATTACTTGCTTCGTTATCATTTAACATCAACTGAGAAGTGAACCAGACGGTAGTACAGCCATGGAAAGAAATTCAAGTTTATGGAAGAACCTAATAGATGAGCACCCAGTCTGCACCATCTGGAAGCAAGAGGCCGAAGGAGCCATCTATCATCTTGCCAGTATTTTATTTGTAGTAGGTTTCATGGGTGGCAGTGGATTCTTCGGGCTCCTTTACGTCTTCAGTTTGCTGGGGTTGGGTTTTCTCTGTTCTGCTGTCTGGGCTTGGGTAGATGTCTGTGCAGCTGACATATTTTCCTGGAATTTTATATTGTTTGTCATCTGCTTCATGCGGTTTGTTCATATCGCCTATCAAGTTCGCAGCATAACCTTTGCGCGAGAATTTCAGCTGCTGTACAGCTCCCTCTTCCAGCCTCTGGGGACCTCTTTGCCCGACTTCAGAACTATTGCTATGAGCTCAGAAGTGGTTACTTTGGAAAAGGAGCACTGTTATGCCATGCAGGGGAAAACCTCCATTGACAAACTCTCCCTGCTTGTTTCAGGAAGGTTTGTACTCTTGACGCTTGCATGTCTTTCCTCTTTATTAGTTActagcttctgtttctttctgctgCATTTTCCATCTCAACACAGCATAGTCCTGGGCAGCATTTAACACGCTGAGGCATGAGAAAGCCCTTGACACATGAGTCACGGACATAGGCATTTAGAGTACAGGGTATTATTTACTTGAAGCAGGTTATAATTTAGAGTCTTAATATTTCTTCATAGAAATCAAACGTACGAATTGGTTTGTCTGGATATGCTACTTGTTTCCAAGCTAATCATGAGAGTCAAGAGGATGATGCCAGCTTAAATTAATAGAATACTTATGTTAGCATGCAAAGTATTTTGAACAGATTCTGATAGGgcattcttttaaataataaagaacacTTAAATCTTATAATgatcatttttttcagtaaattctACCAATTGCCCACTTGCTAGAAGGGGATgtgcactatatataaaatttgaaaacagaaagtTTGGAGGAAGAAATATTAATGTGAttattcatgttttttaaaaggttaaatatTTAGTTTACAGAGGTGTTTCCAGTGGtacttctttatgttcttcagtgTTCTCCTACTTAATTTAAAATCTGACTGAGTGCATTGAaacttttaattgaaatatattatatacacataaatgGGCACATATCATCAAtgtacagtttgatgaattttcTGATGAATCTTACCCACTgttccagaatcctaaccatGGGAGGAACAGCAGTACATAAATCTTACAGGGGATTTTTGTCACTTATTGTAATGTATGAATTCAATATTTTGCccttaaagattttaaaagcccAAAAAAACATCAGAGATCGGAAATACTGTTCCCTATCCTCGTCCCCAACTTAGTGctgtctttctccttccctcgtAACTGATGTCCTTTGTGTTTGGGTAGGATCAGAGTGACAGTTGATGGCGAATTTCTGCATTACATTTTCCCCTTCCAGTTCCTGGATTCTCCTGAATGGGACTCACTGAAACCCACAGAGGAAGGCATTTTTCAGGTAAGGAATAACTAGGCCACACTGTGAACACTGCCTCTTCCAAACAGATAAACACTGTtcatttaaaaacaggcaaacaaGCAAGCAGAACAGCAGATGACATaggaataatttatatttaactttggAATGTACTTAGTATCATGCATGTCTTCCCAGTTCCGCTTGAGTCTTGCTGATTAATGTCACTTTATAGGTCCGGCAACAAGGAGAAGATTGGGTATTACATATGACGGAAAGGAGTCTGtgataaatattcttaaatttttctttgcttAACTGAGTATATgggaattaaaatataattaattgatATTTGAGTCTAAACTAAACACTGCCACCTGTCACAGTTTAGAAAAACACCAAGAACAAAAAACCTGCCCTTATTACAAAAtaagtgacttttaaaattcaaaatactgaTGAATTTCAGTTGTTTTCTAGCAACAAAATGCTAAACTTACTGTCACTACTCTGCTGCCATATCTGGTAGTTTTGAAAGGTAATCCTTTCAGTAGGTTCTGTCTATTATGGTATACTGTCTTCCTCTGGttaatacatgtaacatacatgtgtgtatatacgtgtgtgtgtctttgtaatACAAATTCATATACATATGCACAATAGGTTAATTCTATTCGGTACTGCAGAAACTGCATTAGGGTTAAATGTTTACAGTCTTCAGGATTGACTTGGAAATATTTCTCTAACAAACATTAGCCAactttattatgttttaatatCAAGTAGCTGTCACTTCACTGAAATGCAAAATCTAGATACCCAAACTTAGAAAACAGATAAAGTGGAGATGGGCACAACATTGTGATTATTCATgttataaattacatatatagtAATAaattttgtagtttctatttttaCAATATATTGTGGGTTGGTAGGCTTTTTTAACGTTAAAATCAGCACgagaaattcatttaaaatttgggGCCAAAAAAACACCACATGGCAGAAGGTTTCTTGCTTCCTAATCTCTGATTATGTGTGGTCTTGTGTTTGTTTAGGTAACCCTCACAGCAGAAACTGATTGTCGATATGTGTCCTGGAGGAGAAAGAAATTATACTTGCTCTTGGCTCAGCATCGTTACATCTCCCGcctgttttcagttttaattgGCAGTGACATTGCAGATAAACTATATGCCTTGAATGACAGGGTATATATAGGAAAAAGATACCATTACGATATTCGGTTACCCAACTTCTATCAAATGTCAAGTCCTGAAATGTCCAGATCAGCCCTGACAGAACATTTTCAGAATTCCAGACGACATTGTGATAAATGACACCGAAGCCTGaagttttataatgataaaagactCTCTTCATCACTCCCCAAATGAAATAGCAAAATACAGAAAATGGAGCTcactaatatttttataaatccaACTCAGAGGCGAGATGCCACTGCCAGCTGTTTTATTCATCTCAACATGTGCATTGTGAATAAATTTTACAAGTTTTTTCCTGTATTTCTCATTGGAATatatggggggggggcggtgagtaACTATGGGCAGTTTGTCCTTTTCTGCATCAGCACTGGGAGAATGAAATTTTGCATTCTCAAATATGTCCTCAGACTTATTCAAATCTGCTGCCTTGCCCTACTGAGTTAGTTAGGGGTTGCTTCTCAAGAAGCAGCCAGTAAGTACTCTGAGCAGGAGAGTGGGTAGCTACTGTCCACATCAGTGTCTCCAGAATTCACTTTTTGCTACAACCGCTGATGAAAGCAACACGTGTTACTGTGGTGGGCagcaatgatttattttaaatgtgaagtTATTTAAT from Eschrichtius robustus isolate mEscRob2 chromosome 9, mEscRob2.pri, whole genome shotgun sequence includes the following:
- the POPDC3 gene encoding popeye domain-containing protein 3, with product MERNSSLWKNLIDEHPVCTIWKQEAEGAIYHLASILFVVGFMGGSGFFGLLYVFSLLGLGFLCSAVWAWVDVCAADIFSWNFILFVICFMRFVHIAYQVRSITFAREFQLLYSSLFQPLGTSLPDFRTIAMSSEVVTLEKEHCYAMQGKTSIDKLSLLVSGRIRVTVDGEFLHYIFPFQFLDSPEWDSLKPTEEGIFQVTLTAETDCRYVSWRRKKLYLLLAQHRYISRLFSVLIGSDIADKLYALNDRVYIGKRYHYDIRLPNFYQMSSPEMSRSALTEHFQNSRRHCDK